From a single Solanum dulcamara chromosome 4, daSolDulc1.2, whole genome shotgun sequence genomic region:
- the LOC129886079 gene encoding tip elongation aberrant protein 1-like isoform X2, translated as MGSLGDEVTVSVSIQKKKAMWLFPKVMGIHPSERWGHSSCNSNGFVYVFGGCRGGLHFSDVLVLNLEAMTWSILVTTGQGPGPRDSHSAVLVGHRMVVFGGTNGSRKVNDIHVLDVRSQEWTQLECQGNPPSPRESHTATLVGGDKLVIFGGSGEGEANYLNDLHVLDLKTMRWSSPEVRGEMPVPRDSHSAVAIGNRLYIYGGDCGDRYQGDVDVLDMDTLMWSKLDVLGPSPGARAGHASVSFGSKVYVIGGVGDKKYYNDVWVLDVKNSSWTQLDVMGQKPQGRFSHTAAARNTDIVIYGGCGEDERPLDELLILQFGVEYPNGTSSLCGGRASGNTSHYDKKRFLRERDNSSEAICRGKKEDTQAMGSQELEFVSKAAFRFSSDTLHPKRRRMSHNSHIFNLESDQEEDQSPSLSQRCSPPSQSDVEMSTIKPVSGSGTASDRFPFARQQHLIPNNCQPSPRNVITRNPHDLQLFREQPNPSNSSGHVSPILMDKQEVQCQSLEPERFHNLIGAEIRGKVDGAFDSGYLMTAVVNGKIFRGVLFAPAPDLVPRGPVLGQNPSPPPGHVVVNYANTHVNQLSLGCRRQPQQLVKMQVPELGRQNIGKVPIRRSTSSVMRSSHQLEKEKDTQKRSELEGVVLTLGGPGCGNAKT; from the exons atgggaTCTTTAGGTGATGAAGTAACAGTATCAGTATCAATACAGAAGAAGAAGGCAATGTGGTTATTTCCAAAGGTGATGGGTATTCATCCTTCTGAGAGATGGGGTCATTCTTCTTGTAACTCTAATGGATTTGTCTATGTTTTTGGG GGATGTCGCGGGGGCTTACATTTTAGTGATGTACTTGTACTAAATCTTGAGGCAATGACTTGGAGCATTCTTGTGACAACAGGGCAAGGACCGGGGCCAAGAGATAGCCACAGTGCTGTTCTTGTTGGCCACAGGATGGTAGTATTTGGGGGTACAAATGGCTCAAGGAAGGTCAATGATATTCATGTATTGGATGTCAGGAGCCAAGAATGGACTCAACTTGAATGTCAAGGCAATCCACCTTCACCGCGGGAAAGTCACACAGCTACTCTCGTAGGTGGTGATAAATTAGTGATCTTTGGTGGTAGCGGTGAAGGCGAGGCAAACTATTTGAATGATTTACATGTTTTGGACCTCAAAACTATGAGGTGGTCATCTCCTGAAGTGAGGGGTGAAATGCCTGTTCCCAGGGATAGCCACAGTGCTGTCGCAATTGGTAATAGGCTTTATATATATGGAGGAGATTGTGGTGACCGATATCAAGGTGATGTTGATGTTCTTGATATGGATACACTAATGTGGTCAAAG CTGGATGTTCTTGGACCGTCGCCTGGTGCTCGAGCCGGTCATGCCTCTGTGAGTTTTGGGTCAAAG GTATATGTGATTGGTGGAGTTGGAGACAAGAAATACTACAATGATGTTTGGGTTCTTGATGTGAAAAATTCTTCATGGACTCAGCTTGATGTAATGGGCCAAAAACCACAGGGGCGATTTTCTCATACTGCTGCTGCACGGAACACGGATATTGTAATCTATGGAGG TTGTGGCGAGGATGAGCGGCCGCTCGATGAGTTACTTATCTTACAGTTTGGAGTAGAATATCCTAATGGGACTAGCAGTTTGTGTGGTGGCAGAGCTTCTGGAAATACAAGCCATTATGATAAGAAAAGATTTCTGAGAGAGAGAGACAATAGCTCG GAAGCCATATGTAGGGGAAAGAAGGAAGATACACAAGCAATGGGATCACAAGAACTTGAGTTCGTATCAAAAGCAGCTTTTCGATTTAGTTCTG ACACATTGCATCCCAAGAGGAGAAGAATGAGTCACAATTCACACATATTTAATCTGGAGTCAGATCAAGAAGAAGATCAGTCTCCTTCTCTATCTCAACGTTGTTCTCCTCCGTCCCAATCCGATGTAGAAATGAGTACTATTAAGCCAGTCTCTGGTTCTGGAACTGCATCAGATCGGTTTCCTTTCGCAAGGCAGCAACATTTGATCCCTAACAATTGCCAACCAAGCCCGAGGAATGTCATAACAAGGAATCCTCATGATTTGCAATTATTTCGAGAACAACCTAATCCATCAAACTCATCAGGACATGTATCTCCCATTCTTATGGATAAGCAGGAAGTGCAATGCCAATCCTTGGAGCCTGAACGATTCCACAACTTG ATTGGAGCTGAGATCCGGGGAAAAGTCGATGGAGCATTTGACTCTGGTTATCTAATGACTGCTGTTGTTAATGGAAAGATTTTTCGAGGTGTTCTGTTTGCTCCG GCACCTGATCTAGTACCACGAGGACCCGTCCTTGGTCAGAATCCTTCACCCCCTCCGGGACATGTTGTTGTCAACTATGCAAACACACACGTGAATCAGTTAAGTCTTGGTTGTCGTAGGCAACCTCAGCAGTTGGTGAAAATGCAAGTTCCAGAACTCGGACGACAGAACATAGGGAAAGTACCAATTAGAAGATCAACATCATCAGTCATGAGATCATCACATCAACTAGAGAAAGAGAAGGATACACAGAAAAGAAGTGAACTTGAAGGAGTGGTTCTCACACTAGGAGGTCCAGGATGTGGCAATGCAAAAACTTAG
- the LOC129886080 gene encoding uncharacterized protein LOC129886080: MELLKLFLLFSIGIQFVSSHQESGNWHCEPDQESRISAEFKPGLITLDGHADDWENIEGFEFSLLPALDPDHDHEYKAGKMTVKALHDGKDVYFLLQVDGQYVYKKGNDKNCPSVALMFQVGESATYHSMGGCKQTPDACNKKSCRGHEVDIMHFSIGNAIPGRLYGGNPVDNRDGNGGDRFGHLVDLYAWSPHCLNLDGVSSTGNDTSAQNDWRGAWWHSSFSTHSGYSEEDSPYSTKGQKGTFYFEFSRALRTMDRLQQDVQFTIGQASKFSAAFWYPEDGNPWQGSGHYTISCDWVPLDVPPGSSAGIKVVSRSSWDAANGFAFLLSIVSFGVSFFVAYWVHKKNAISFQPIDL, encoded by the exons ATGGAGCTCCTTAAACTCTTCTTATTATTCTCAATTGGGATCCAATTTGTCTCTTCCCATCAAGAATCCGGCAACTGGCATTGCGAACCAGACCAAGAATCCCGAATTTCTGCGGAGTTCAAACCTGGGCTCATAACCCTTGATGGACACGCGGATGATTGGGAGAATATTGAAGGGTTTGAGTTTTCTCTACTTCCTGCTCTTGACCCAGATCATGACCATGAATATAAAGCGGGAAAAATGACCGTTAAG GCTTTGCACGATGGGAAAGATGTCTACTTTTTGTTGCAAGTAGATGGACAATATGTATACAAGAAAGG AAATGACAAGAATTGTCCATCTGTAGCGCTGATGTTTCAAGTTGGTGAGAGTGCCACATATCATAGT ATGGGTGGGTGTAAGCAAACACCTGATGCATGCAACAAAAAAAGTTGTCGTGGGCACGAAGTTGATATCATGCACTTCTCGATAGGAAATGCTATCCCTGGCAGATTGTATGGTGGAAACCCAGTCGACAACAGAGATGGTAATGGGGGAGACAG ATTTGGTCATCTAGTCGATTTATATGCTTGGAGCCCACACTGTCTGAATCTGGATGGGGTTAGTTCTACAG GAAATGATACTTCTGCCCAAAATGACTGGAGGGGTGCATGGTGGCATAGCAGTTTCAGTACCCATTCAG GTTATTCTGAGGAAGACAGTCCTTATTCAACAAAGGGTCAGAAGGGAACATtctattttgaattttctaGGGCCCTGAGAACCATGGATCGTCTTCAGCAG GATGTGCAATTCACTATTGGTCAGGCAAGCAAGTTTTCCGCTGCATTTTGGTATCCGGAGGATGGAAATCCATGGCAAGGATCAGGACATTACACGATTAGTTGTGACTGGGTACCTCTAGATGTTCCTCCTGGTTCATCTGCAGGCATCAAAGTGGTATCGCGAAGCTCTTGGGATGCTGCCAATGGTTTTGCTTTTCTGTTATCTATTGTTTCATTTGGTGTATCCTTTTTTGTTGCTTATTGGGTTCATAAGAAAAATGCCATCTCTTTTCAACCCATTGATCTTTAG
- the LOC129886079 gene encoding tip elongation aberrant protein 1-like isoform X1, which produces MGSLGDEVTVSVSIQKKKAMWLFPKVMGIHPSERWGHSSCNSNGFVYVFGGCRGGLHFSDVLVLNLEAMTWSILVTTGQGPGPRDSHSAVLVGHRMVVFGGTNGSRKVNDIHVLDVRSQEWTQLECQGNPPSPRESHTATLVGGDKLVIFGGSGEGEANYLNDLHVLDLKTMRWSSPEVRGEMPVPRDSHSAVAIGNRLYIYGGDCGDRYQGDVDVLDMDTLMWSKLDVLGPSPGARAGHASVSFGSKVYVIGGVGDKKYYNDVWVLDVKNSSWTQLDVMGQKPQGRFSHTAAARNTDIVIYGGCGEDERPLDELLILQFGVEYPNGTSSLCGGRASGNTSHYDKKRFLRERDNSSQEAICRGKKEDTQAMGSQELEFVSKAAFRFSSDTLHPKRRRMSHNSHIFNLESDQEEDQSPSLSQRCSPPSQSDVEMSTIKPVSGSGTASDRFPFARQQHLIPNNCQPSPRNVITRNPHDLQLFREQPNPSNSSGHVSPILMDKQEVQCQSLEPERFHNLIGAEIRGKVDGAFDSGYLMTAVVNGKIFRGVLFAPAPDLVPRGPVLGQNPSPPPGHVVVNYANTHVNQLSLGCRRQPQQLVKMQVPELGRQNIGKVPIRRSTSSVMRSSHQLEKEKDTQKRSELEGVVLTLGGPGCGNAKT; this is translated from the exons atgggaTCTTTAGGTGATGAAGTAACAGTATCAGTATCAATACAGAAGAAGAAGGCAATGTGGTTATTTCCAAAGGTGATGGGTATTCATCCTTCTGAGAGATGGGGTCATTCTTCTTGTAACTCTAATGGATTTGTCTATGTTTTTGGG GGATGTCGCGGGGGCTTACATTTTAGTGATGTACTTGTACTAAATCTTGAGGCAATGACTTGGAGCATTCTTGTGACAACAGGGCAAGGACCGGGGCCAAGAGATAGCCACAGTGCTGTTCTTGTTGGCCACAGGATGGTAGTATTTGGGGGTACAAATGGCTCAAGGAAGGTCAATGATATTCATGTATTGGATGTCAGGAGCCAAGAATGGACTCAACTTGAATGTCAAGGCAATCCACCTTCACCGCGGGAAAGTCACACAGCTACTCTCGTAGGTGGTGATAAATTAGTGATCTTTGGTGGTAGCGGTGAAGGCGAGGCAAACTATTTGAATGATTTACATGTTTTGGACCTCAAAACTATGAGGTGGTCATCTCCTGAAGTGAGGGGTGAAATGCCTGTTCCCAGGGATAGCCACAGTGCTGTCGCAATTGGTAATAGGCTTTATATATATGGAGGAGATTGTGGTGACCGATATCAAGGTGATGTTGATGTTCTTGATATGGATACACTAATGTGGTCAAAG CTGGATGTTCTTGGACCGTCGCCTGGTGCTCGAGCCGGTCATGCCTCTGTGAGTTTTGGGTCAAAG GTATATGTGATTGGTGGAGTTGGAGACAAGAAATACTACAATGATGTTTGGGTTCTTGATGTGAAAAATTCTTCATGGACTCAGCTTGATGTAATGGGCCAAAAACCACAGGGGCGATTTTCTCATACTGCTGCTGCACGGAACACGGATATTGTAATCTATGGAGG TTGTGGCGAGGATGAGCGGCCGCTCGATGAGTTACTTATCTTACAGTTTGGAGTAGAATATCCTAATGGGACTAGCAGTTTGTGTGGTGGCAGAGCTTCTGGAAATACAAGCCATTATGATAAGAAAAGATTTCTGAGAGAGAGAGACAATAGCTCG CAGGAAGCCATATGTAGGGGAAAGAAGGAAGATACACAAGCAATGGGATCACAAGAACTTGAGTTCGTATCAAAAGCAGCTTTTCGATTTAGTTCTG ACACATTGCATCCCAAGAGGAGAAGAATGAGTCACAATTCACACATATTTAATCTGGAGTCAGATCAAGAAGAAGATCAGTCTCCTTCTCTATCTCAACGTTGTTCTCCTCCGTCCCAATCCGATGTAGAAATGAGTACTATTAAGCCAGTCTCTGGTTCTGGAACTGCATCAGATCGGTTTCCTTTCGCAAGGCAGCAACATTTGATCCCTAACAATTGCCAACCAAGCCCGAGGAATGTCATAACAAGGAATCCTCATGATTTGCAATTATTTCGAGAACAACCTAATCCATCAAACTCATCAGGACATGTATCTCCCATTCTTATGGATAAGCAGGAAGTGCAATGCCAATCCTTGGAGCCTGAACGATTCCACAACTTG ATTGGAGCTGAGATCCGGGGAAAAGTCGATGGAGCATTTGACTCTGGTTATCTAATGACTGCTGTTGTTAATGGAAAGATTTTTCGAGGTGTTCTGTTTGCTCCG GCACCTGATCTAGTACCACGAGGACCCGTCCTTGGTCAGAATCCTTCACCCCCTCCGGGACATGTTGTTGTCAACTATGCAAACACACACGTGAATCAGTTAAGTCTTGGTTGTCGTAGGCAACCTCAGCAGTTGGTGAAAATGCAAGTTCCAGAACTCGGACGACAGAACATAGGGAAAGTACCAATTAGAAGATCAACATCATCAGTCATGAGATCATCACATCAACTAGAGAAAGAGAAGGATACACAGAAAAGAAGTGAACTTGAAGGAGTGGTTCTCACACTAGGAGGTCCAGGATGTGGCAATGCAAAAACTTAG